A single window of Pyrus communis chromosome 10, drPyrComm1.1, whole genome shotgun sequence DNA harbors:
- the LOC137746421 gene encoding transcription repressor OFP8-like has protein sequence MQNRFKLKLSNMFRSSFGSCRTRNLSDVIEKAVSLPENQQDLHVAEPPPKQLPPRQFPSICRPKCSDSNQSIISTKDAMLPRRKIFEKYSPFVEPFNPDGHTCPPASPNSPPLNPFYNLHEKNSKQRKTRVKKKKKKTRNSKKNKTNDDFFPFSSSSFDSNNYRGWWSSSDDETDTLFSSKSHSSDSSGPRLRGRSRRNGSSGSRRRASSDVGLLPLQGRVKDCFAVVKKSSDPYNDFRTSMVEMIFEKQIFSAKDLEQLLQCFLSLNSTHHHGVITEVFTEIWEALFSNGGS, from the coding sequence ATGCAAAACCGATTCAAGCTCAAGCTCTCAAACATGTTCCGATCCTCATTCGGCTCCTGCAGGACCCGAAACTTATCGGACGTGATCGAAAAAGCCGTGTCCTTGCCTGAGAACCAGCAAGACTTGCATGTTGCCGAGCCGCCGCCTAAGCAGTTGCCTCCTCGACAGTTTCCTTCCATTTGCAGACCCAAATGCTCCGACTCAAATCAATCCATTATCTCTACCAAAGACGCCATGCTCCCAAGACGCAAGATTTTCGAAAAGTACTCTCCTTTTGTAGAACCCTTTAATCCCGACGGCCACACATGCCCTCCAGCCTCGCCAAACTCGCCGCCGTTAAACCCCTTCTACAACCTCCATGAGAAAAACTcgaaacaaagaaaaacaagagtcaagaaaaagaagaagaagacgaggaATTCAAAGAAGAACAAAACCAACGATGATTTTTTCCCGTTTAGTTCTTCATCTTTCGATAGTAACAACTACAGAGGATGGTGGTCGAGCAGCGATGACGAGACTGACACACTGTTTTCTTCAAAGAGCCACTCTTCCGACTCCTCCGGGCCCCGCTTGCGCGGTCGCTCACGGCGAAACGGGAGCAGCGGCAGCCGGAGAAGAGCGAGTTCCGACGTGGGTCTGCTTCCGTTGCAAGGAAGAGTGAAGGACTGCTTTGCGGTGGTGAAGAAGTCGAGCGATCCGTACAACGACTTCAGGACATCAATGGTGGAGATGATCTTCGAGAAGCAGATATTTTCGGCGAAGGATCTCGAACAGCTTCTGCAGTGTTTTCTGTCTTTGAATTCCACACATCATCACGGAGTGATTACTGAGGTTTTTACCGAGATTTGGGAAGCTTTGTTTTCCAACGGGGGGTCTTAA